A single region of the Glycine max cultivar Williams 82 chromosome 20, Glycine_max_v4.0, whole genome shotgun sequence genome encodes:
- the LOC100791457 gene encoding F-box protein At2g39490: MEDLFSNLPDEVLSCIVSFLPNESALETSLISTRWRDLWNQVLVRHGTTQDITGVVAGFLSRFEELDPLKHPRKLQFHFADQDTALFASIATNSKLLLDFPGGGNKDLKKQYELKFMFNKDLNTVPPTFLVKTLYLKSVSHLTSELVSSIVSNLEHLEKLMIVECTGLQSLFIESESKLHKLTILDCPQLKSLHLRTSKLKRFRLHGPLPKIWPESHFNLSHAMLDFRLGPSCADFKAQDFNQTLLTIKNCEALTLCEWTFQALIWPSISPSGNFIFYKIRELWWIHNHRGENSMEALVSFLKLCPALEQLFVTNDSTSYSAPRSNSCLTQATKYSTKLEHLKRIKFMGFTNRVDEISVAKRLIELVRGEPPKIETCLNAVLV; this comes from the exons ATGGAGGATCTGTTTAGCAATTTGCCAGATGAAGTTCTAAGCTGCATAGTTTCTTTTCTGCCAAATGAATCAGCACTAGAAACCAGCCTCATATCTACTAGGTGGAGAGACCTATGGAACCAAGTCCTTGTCAGACATGGAACCACACAAGACATAACTGGTGTTGTTGCTGGTTTTCTGTCTCGTTTTGAAGAGCTAGATCCATTAAAACATCCCCGCAAACTTCAATTTCACTTTGCCGATCAAGACACTGCACTCTTTGCATCCATTGCAACTAACAGTAAGCTTCTTCTTGATTTCCCTGGTGGTGGGAACAAAGACCTCAAAAAGCAATATGAACTGAAGTTCATGTTCAACAAAGATCTCAACACTGTTCCCCCCACTTTCTTAGTCAAAACGCTTTATTTGAAATCAGTGAGCCATTTGACTAGTGAGTTGGTTTCCTCCATCGTTTCAAATTTGGAGCATCTTGAGAAGTTGATGATTGTTGAGTGCACTGGGTTGCAGTCTTTGTTCATTGAGTCTGAATCAAAGCTTCACAAGTTAACCATATTAGATTGCCCCCAGTTGAAGTCTCTCCATCTTAGAACTTCTAAGCTTAAAAGGTTCAGACTTCATGGACCTCTTCCAAAGATTTGGCCAGAATCCCATTTCAACCTCAGCCATGCCATGCTTGATTTCAGACTTGGACCAAGCTGTGCTGACTTCAAGGCTCAAGATTTCAACCAAACACTGTTGACAATAAAGAATTGTGAAGCTCTCACTTTATGTGAGTGGACTTTTCAG GCATTGATATGGCCATCGATTTCTCCAAGTGGGAACTTCATATTCTATAAAATAAGAGAGTTATGGTGGATTCACAACCATAGGGGTGAAAATAGCATGGAAGCCTTAGTCTCCTTTTTGAAATTATGCCCTGCTTTGGAGCAACTTTTTGTGACG AATGATTCTACAAGTTATTCGGCTCCACGGTCCAATTCATGTTTAACGCAAGCAACTAAATATAGTACAAAATTGGAGCATCTAAAACGGATAAAGTTTATGGGGTTTACAAATCGAGTGGATGAAATCTCAGTGGCAAAAAGATTAATTGAATTAGTCAGGGGAGAGCCTCCAAAGATAGAGACTTGCTTGAATGCAGTGCTCGTgtag
- the LOC100813624 gene encoding psbP-like protein gives MVVSSCSLSWISPCLSHKLNLPHTNCLPRNIATSSSNTVFCELDTTPSGESHCRRRPLLLGIGALTANLQPTNLVFAQEKPDRYRAFVDYEDGYSYVYPIDWKEFDFRAHDSAFKDRYLQLQNVRVRFIPTEKKDIRDLGPMEEVIYDLVKHRYAAPNQRPTINDMQEKTIDGKHYYTFEYILTSPNYSSASFATIAIGNGRYYTLIVGANERRWKRFRDQLKVVADSFRLLDI, from the exons ATGGTAGTTTCTTCGTGCTCTTTGAGCTGGATTTCACCTTGCTTATCCCATAAG CTAAACTTGCCACATACAAATTGTTTGCCTCGCAACATTGCAACTTCATCTTCCAACACTGTCTTTTGTGAATTGGACACAACCCCCAGCGGAGAAA GTCATTGCCGGAGAAGACCGCTACTGTTAGGCATTGGAGCATTAACTGCAAATTTACAACCAACAAATTTGGTCTTTGCTCAAG AAAAACCAGACAGATACCGAGCTTTTGTGGACTATGAAGATGGGTATTCTTACGTATATCCCATTGATTGGAAG GAATTTGACTTCAGGGCTCATGATTCTGCATTCAAAGACAGATATCTACAGTTACAGAATGTACGGGTGAGATTTATACCAACCGAGAAGAAAGACATCCGAGATTTGGGTCCTATGGAAGAG GTTATATACGATTTGGTGAAACATAGATACGCAGCACCAAACCAAAGACCAACAATAAATGACATGCAGGAG AAAACCATAGATGGAAAACATTACTATACCTTTGAATATATACTTACATCACCAAATTATTCTAGTGCCTCCTTTGCAACAATTGCTATAGGAAATG GAAGGTACTACACGTTAATTGTTGGAGCCAATGAAAGGCGATGGAAAAGATTTCGAGATCAGCTTAAAGTGGTAGCAGACTCCTTTAGGCTTCTTGACATCTGA
- the LOC100813085 gene encoding universal stress protein A-like protein translates to MAEEEEERRILVAVDEGEESMYALSWCLKNLSFQNSKDTLILLYVKPPRVTYSAFDGTGYFFASDITATMERYSQQVADCVLEKAKKLCKNIENVETRVENGDTRDVICQMVQKLGADVLVMGSHGYGLIKRAFLGSVSNHCAQNVKCPVLIVKKPKPTAGET, encoded by the exons atggcagaagaagaagaagaacgcaGGATCCTGGTGGCCGTGGATGAAGGCGAGGAGAGCATGTATGCTCTCTCATGGTGCCTCAAGAacctttcttttcaaaattccaaAGACACCCTTATTCTCCTATACGTCAAGCCCCCTCGAGTCACTTATTCAGCCTTCGATGGCACAG gATATTTTTTTGCCTCTGACATAACGGCTACCATGGAGAGGTATAGCCAACAAGTTGCCGATTGCGTCTTGGAGAAAGCCAAGAAATTgtgtaaaaatattgaaaat GTGGAGACGAGGGTAGAGAATGGCGATACAAGGGATGTGATTTGTCAGATGGTTCAAAAGTTGGGTGCTGATGTCTTAGTCATGGGAAGCCATGGTTATGGTCTCATCAAGAG GGCTTTCCTTGGAAGCGTCAGCAATCACTGTGCACAGAACGTGAAGTGCCCGGTTTTGATTGTGAAGAAGCCAAAACCAACCGCCGgagaaacataa
- the LOC100813624 gene encoding psbP-like protein isoform X1 — protein sequence MVVSSCSLSWISPCLSHKLNLPHTNCLPRNIATSSSNTVFCELDTTPSGESHCRRRPLLLGIGALTANLQPTNLVFAQEKPDRYRAFVDYEDGYSYVYPIDWKEFDFRAHDSAFKDRYLQLQNVRVRFIPTEKKDIRDLGPMEEVIYDLVKHRYAAPNQRPTINDMQEKTIDGKHYYTFEYILTSPNYSSASFATIAIGNG from the exons ATGGTAGTTTCTTCGTGCTCTTTGAGCTGGATTTCACCTTGCTTATCCCATAAG CTAAACTTGCCACATACAAATTGTTTGCCTCGCAACATTGCAACTTCATCTTCCAACACTGTCTTTTGTGAATTGGACACAACCCCCAGCGGAGAAA GTCATTGCCGGAGAAGACCGCTACTGTTAGGCATTGGAGCATTAACTGCAAATTTACAACCAACAAATTTGGTCTTTGCTCAAG AAAAACCAGACAGATACCGAGCTTTTGTGGACTATGAAGATGGGTATTCTTACGTATATCCCATTGATTGGAAG GAATTTGACTTCAGGGCTCATGATTCTGCATTCAAAGACAGATATCTACAGTTACAGAATGTACGGGTGAGATTTATACCAACCGAGAAGAAAGACATCCGAGATTTGGGTCCTATGGAAGAG GTTATATACGATTTGGTGAAACATAGATACGCAGCACCAAACCAAAGACCAACAATAAATGACATGCAGGAG AAAACCATAGATGGAAAACATTACTATACCTTTGAATATATACTTACATCACCAAATTATTCTAGTGCCTCCTTTGCAACAATTGCTATAGGAAATGGTTAA